The Streptomyces achromogenes DNA segment CGGTCGAGCACCGTGACTCTGTGTGCTTCCGCTTCCCCGGTACCGCCCGATCCAGGCAGCTCCCGGGAGCGCCGCGGGTGGTGGGCTCGGCTCCGCGCGCCCCTGAGTGCTTCGCTCCGCTCACCCCTGGCTGTTCTCTGTCAAGTGAATCGCGTACGGGTCACCGGGAGTTCATCCGAAGGGGTGGCGAATGGTGGCGTTTCCGGGATCGCCGTGGCTGGGACCGTGATCGTAGGATTACTTTGAGTAGGCGGGTCCTGTGGGTGCTTGCGCTCGTGGGTATGCCGGGGGCAAGTCGGGTTTCCGTTCGAAGGGTGACAAGTGCCGTACGGCGGGCCCTATTTACCGGCATTCTGATAAGGCTTGGCGCACTCAGTGACAAGTGGTCTCAGGGATGGGGGCGTTCCAGTGAGCGGCAACGGCGGAAGCGGGAACAACGCTGCGGGCGCGGACAGGCGCCCGAACGAGCTGCTCACCTCGTGGTTCGTGCGGAGCGGCTGGTCGAAGGGCGAACTCGCACGTCAAGTCAACCGCCGGGCACGCCAGTTGGGTGCCAACCACATCTCCACCGACACCTCGCGCGTGCGCCGCTGGCTGGACGGCGAGAACCCCCGCGAGCCCATCCCCAGGATCCTCTCCGAGCTGTTCTCCGAGCGGTTCGGCTGCGTCGTCTCGGTCGAGGACCTCGGACTGCGCGCGGCCCGGCAGGTGCCCTCCGCGACCGGCGTCGACCTGCCGTGGACGGCCCCGCAGACGGTGGCCCAGCTCAGCGAGTTCTCGCGCAGCGACCTGATGCTGGCGCGCCGCGGCTTCCTCGGGACGTCGCTGGCCCTGTGCGCGGGGCCGTCCCTCATCGAGCCGATGCAGCGTTGGCTGGTCCCCTCGCCGCCCGCCCCGATCGAGGAGCCGGAGTCGGTGCCGACCAGCCGGGCCCGCGGCCGGCTCTCCCGGCCCGAGCTGGACCTGCTGGAGTCCACCACCGTGATGTTCCGGCAGTGGGACGCCCAGTGCGGCGGCGGCCTGCGCCGCAAGGCGGTCGTCGGGCAGCTGCACGAGGTGACCGACCTGCTCCAGGAGCCCCAGCCCGAGTCCACCTCGCGCCGGCTCTTCAAGGTCGCCGCCGAGCTGGCCGAGCTCGCCGGCTGGATGAGCTACGACGTGGGGCTCCAGCCGACCGCGCAGAAGTACTTCGTCCTGGCCCTGCACGCGGCCAAGGAGGCCGGCGACCGGCCGCTCGGCAGCTACGTGCTGTCGAGCATGAGCCGCCAGATGATCCACCTCGGCCGGCCGGAGGACGCGCTGGAGCTGATCCACCTCGCCCAGTACGGCAGCCGGGACTGCGCCGGCCCGCGCACCCAGTCCATGCTGTATGCGATGGAGGCCCGCGCCTACGCCAACATGGGCCAGCCCGGCCGGTGCAAGCGCGCCGTCCGGATGGCCGAGGACACCTTCGCCGAGACCGACGAGTGGGACGAGCCGGACCCGGACTGGATCCGCTTCTTCTCCGAGGCAGAGCTGTACGGGGAGAACAGCCACTCCTTCCGCGACCTCGCCTACGTCGCCGGCCGAAGCCCCGCCTACGCCTCACTGGCCGAGCCCCTGATGCGGCGGGCCGTCGAACTGTTCGCCGGCGACGGCGACCACCAGCGCTCGTTTGTGCTGAACCTGATCGGCATGGCCACGGTGCACCTGCTGCAGCGCGAGCCCGAGCAGAGCACCGTTCTCGCCACGCAGGCCATGAAGGAGGCCAAGAAGG contains these protein-coding regions:
- the nsdA gene encoding transcriptional repressor NsdA — encoded protein: MSGNGGSGNNAAGADRRPNELLTSWFVRSGWSKGELARQVNRRARQLGANHISTDTSRVRRWLDGENPREPIPRILSELFSERFGCVVSVEDLGLRAARQVPSATGVDLPWTAPQTVAQLSEFSRSDLMLARRGFLGTSLALCAGPSLIEPMQRWLVPSPPAPIEEPESVPTSRARGRLSRPELDLLESTTVMFRQWDAQCGGGLRRKAVVGQLHEVTDLLQEPQPESTSRRLFKVAAELAELAGWMSYDVGLQPTAQKYFVLALHAAKEAGDRPLGSYVLSSMSRQMIHLGRPEDALELIHLAQYGSRDCAGPRTQSMLYAMEARAYANMGQPGRCKRAVRMAEDTFAETDEWDEPDPDWIRFFSEAELYGENSHSFRDLAYVAGRSPAYASLAEPLMRRAVELFAGDGDHQRSFVLNLIGMATVHLLQREPEQSTVLATQAMKEAKKVRSERVNTRIRKTVDSAVRDFGDLSEVVDLTERLTVELPETAEAV